The Methylomonas montana DNA window ATTTGTTTACGCGGATGCGGGCCGGTGAGTTCGCAGACGGCCAATATGTATTGCGCGCCAAAATCGACATGGCCTCGCCTAATATTAATATGCGCGATCCAACTATTTACCGTATTCGCCGCGTCCATCATCAACGTACCGGCGACGCCTGGTGTCTGTACCCGATGTATGACTACACCCATTGCATTTCCGACGCATTAGAAGGCATCACCCACTCTATTTGCACCTTGGAATTTGAAGATCACCGCCCGCTTTACGACTGGGTGTTGGACAAATTGCAAACGCCTTGCCATCCGCAGCAAATCGAATTCGCCCGCCTGCAATTGGAATACACCATCGTCAGCAAACGTAAACTGTTGCAATTGGTTACCGAAAAACACGTCAATGGCTGGGACGATCCGCGCATGCCGACTATTTCCGGCCTGCGCAGGGCCGGTTTTACCCCGGAAGCGATTCGCGATTTCTGCGAGCGCATTGGCGTTACCAAAAACGATTCCTGGATCGAAATGGGCGTACTGGAAAACTGCATTCGCGAGGACTTGAACGAACGCGCGCCGCGGGCAATGGCCGTATTAAGACCATTAAAAGTGGTCATCAGCAACTGGGAAGACGGCAAAACCGAAACCTACCAAATTGCCAACCATCCGCAAAAACCGGAAATGGGCAGCCGCGAAGTCAGCTTTTCCAAAACCATACTGATCGAACAAGACGACTTCATGGAAAATCCGCCTAAAGACTTCAAGCGCTTGGTGTCAGGTGGCGAAGTCAGGCTACGCGGTTCTTATGTCATCAAATGCGAGGAAGCGATTAAAGACGCTGCCGGCAATATCGTCGAACTGCGTTGCAGTTACGATCCGGCCACATTGGGCAAGAATCCGGAAGGCCGCAAAGTCAAAGGCGTGATTCATTGGGTATCCGAGCAACATGCCCTGCCAGCCGAATTGCGTTTATATGATCGATTGTTCAGCCATCCTAACCCGGACACGCTGGATAACTTCCTGGATGGCATCAATCCCAACTCACTGGAAGTATTGAGCGATTGTCGGGTGGAAGCCAGCCTGGCCCATGCTTCCCCGGATACTCGCTATCAATTCGAGCGCACCGGCTATTTTTGTCTGGACTATGCCGACAGCAAACCGGAAAAACTGGTGTTTAACCGCACCGTGACATTACGCGACAGTTGGGGCAAATAAGCCCTTCAACATGCAAGCCTTAATCCGCCACCTTGAAACACAAACCGGGCAATCCTTGCAAAGCCCGCGCTTTAGCTGTGTCGGTGGCGGCGACATCAATAGCGCTTACCGACTGCAAACCGCCAATAGCGACTGGTTTATCAAATTGAACCGCGCCGACTTGGCGGCTATGTTCTCCGCCGAAGCGGCCGGTTTGCGGGAGTTGGCTTCTATCGGCACGCTAAGGGTTCCGGAAGTAATTTGCTTCGGCGAATTTCAACAGCATGCCTATCTGGTGCTGGAATTTATCGAACTGGGCTCACTAAACAGCTGGAGCGCCAGCTTATTTGGTCAACAGCTCGCCCGGCTTCACCGACAGCCGCAAGCCTATTTCGGCTGGCCCATCGACAACACCATCGGCTCCACCCCACAACACAACGCCAGATACGACGATTGGGTGAGTTTTTGGCGACGACAACGCCTGGGCAAACAATTGCAGTTTGCCGCCGCCAACGGTTATGGCGGCTCACTGCAAACTCAAGGGGAAAAACTGCTGGAAAGAATTGGCGATTTTTTTAGCGATTACCACCCTCACCCCTCCTTACTGCACGGCGATTTATGGGGCGGCAACGCAGCCTCGGACCATCAAGGGCAACCAGTAATGTTCGACCCAGCCTGTT harbors:
- a CDS encoding glutamine--tRNA ligase/YqeY domain fusion protein, with protein sequence MSATDSPVSSNFIRHIIAADLAVNKNSGKVATRFPPEPNGYLHIGHAKSICLNFTLAAENNGTCNLRFDDTNPEKESVEYMEAIERDVQWLGFKWAGKYHASDYFEQLYAYAVQLIKQGDAYVDSSTAEQMRADRGTLTEPGKESADRSRSIEENLHLFTRMRAGEFADGQYVLRAKIDMASPNINMRDPTIYRIRRVHHQRTGDAWCLYPMYDYTHCISDALEGITHSICTLEFEDHRPLYDWVLDKLQTPCHPQQIEFARLQLEYTIVSKRKLLQLVTEKHVNGWDDPRMPTISGLRRAGFTPEAIRDFCERIGVTKNDSWIEMGVLENCIREDLNERAPRAMAVLRPLKVVISNWEDGKTETYQIANHPQKPEMGSREVSFSKTILIEQDDFMENPPKDFKRLVSGGEVRLRGSYVIKCEEAIKDAAGNIVELRCSYDPATLGKNPEGRKVKGVIHWVSEQHALPAELRLYDRLFSHPNPDTLDNFLDGINPNSLEVLSDCRVEASLAHASPDTRYQFERTGYFCLDYADSKPEKLVFNRTVTLRDSWGK
- a CDS encoding fructosamine kinase family protein; the encoded protein is MQALIRHLETQTGQSLQSPRFSCVGGGDINSAYRLQTANSDWFIKLNRADLAAMFSAEAAGLRELASIGTLRVPEVICFGEFQQHAYLVLEFIELGSLNSWSASLFGQQLARLHRQPQAYFGWPIDNTIGSTPQHNARYDDWVSFWRRQRLGKQLQFAAANGYGGSLQTQGEKLLERIGDFFSDYHPHPSLLHGDLWGGNAASDHQGQPVMFDPACYYGDREADIAMTELFGGFGRDFYDGYRGEYPLDAGYKTRKTLYNLYHILNHLNLFGHGYLSQANAMIGQLLAELK